The following DNA comes from Diadema setosum chromosome 20, eeDiaSeto1, whole genome shotgun sequence.
tttttttttttttggtgggtacatgatcaatggaaagttgtgagagtatgacatggttagctcactcatttcaGGGAGGTGGAGGAGAgagttccacctccctgctcattTGTACAGTATATTCATATctactgtacaagaactgttttgcagttcactagcaaaactttaaaatgccataacttccctatttttcatccgatttctgtcaaatttttaccgttgaactcttaagattttactcttttttatcagataaacttatatttggactggatttcctcttaaaCTAAAATCCTGCATTTTACTTACAAGAAATTACTTGGATTTTGAATTTACTTGGATGTAGAGATGTGAAAGCAGTGCTTTTTGCCCCTCAAAGTATTGCTATACCATTGATTATACGTGTACTCTAGGATTAGAGGAGTGTTATAAAAGTAGACATATTGTGTAACAGATTGTGCATATAGAATGGAAAAAAGTTGCCAATGCTGAATTATGGGCAATTGTTGCGTGTATTTGGAGTTGCAAGGCATGTgatattgaaatgaagaaagaaaaattgataGGAAAGAGAAGTAGGTCATGAATTGTTCTGTTTACCTTGCAATAGCACTCTGTTTAGGGGCTTGGTTCTGCAGACTGCTCTCATCTGTATCACTGAAATTTCACTAAAATCTTGTATGAAATATCactgaaaaaaagggaaaaggcTGTGAAACAAGTACTTGTAAATGCATTACTTTCTTTGTGCATTTCTTCAAAGGACTTTTTTTGCATGTTCTGACTtcacaaattacaaaacaatgtgtTGACTGTGTATGATAACATCTCGATATATTCATACTTATTGAAAAAGTAACATTATCAACCTGTCGAAGAGTAGTCACAAGAATGCACAAACAGTATTGAGGAATATGTACTATACTAAACCAGCTTGTCCTTGATGGGTTAAAAGCCCTTGCTCATGATTGAATGAAGGCAAAACATCACTTAATGATGGTTATTTCTTCAAACCTTGGAGACTGCATTCagattatgaaaatgattgcacaaataaaacaaagtttGCTGTCATGTTATAATATTTTTAAAATGACGAACAGGTGGAGTAAATTGCAATGCATTGAAATCGTGATGTTCAAAGGCTGTCTATTGATAGTCATAAAACACCTTCAACCAAAACTTCAAATTGTCAAAGAGTTTCTCTTTCATGTGTCATCTGCAAACTAAGTAGTCAGTGTTGTCTCTTTTTGGTCTTGTCACAGGATAAGAGGCAAGTTCACAAGCTCTTTAAGGTGCTGGGTCCCCGCTTTGAAGGAACAGCACAGAACTTCACCAGGCTGTTGCGAGTCCCGGGTTTCCGAGGAGAACAGAATCAGAAGACGGCCTTCCTGGAGTACATCGGGAACCCCTACCCACCCCTCACAACGGAGCGGAAGCGTAACCCTGCATGGCTTCTCAATGTCCTGGTGCAGGGGGCCGTAGAGGACCTCAAGTCCTCCCGGGCTCTGGAGGAGGTGGAAGCATCTCATGCTTACAGCAGCCCTCTGCCAAGCCAGCTGGGGATGTCGAGCAAGCAGTATCACGACAACCTGGACGGTCTCCTTCATGCCGTGGACAAGATTTCTCTCGAAGACGCAACAAATGCGGATCAGACCAAAGCAAGAACTGAAACCCCATCAAGAGGAGAGGGGACCCCAGTCTGATAATGATTTGGAATGATTTCTCTCCTCtgttttgagagagagaaagagaacttTTGTCTATGGAAGCAATTATTTTGTTGTCGCAAAAGTAGAGAAACGCtgtgtggaaattatttttttgAACGCCTGAACTGAATATGATGTCCTGCTCATGTTTTTGTGCAAAGGCACTGCCCATTCAACTTGTAAATGGAACACTTACTAGTGCATTGCATGTGGTACAGGACCCTGTTAAACCAGCTTGATGCCATTTATCATCAAGGATAAGAATGGTGGAATCCGTTCTACATTTATGGCAGAAGGCCAATGTATTATTTATACACTTCTTTTGTTCTTGATGTTTCATTTCCCTGTGCACTAGAGTTTAAATGCTGCCTCTCCGACTCAGAAGGGAGATGCAGTACAAAAGATACCAGGTAGACTGAGCAGTGATGGAGTTTTTGCCTTGTTGtgcaaggttttttttttggggggggggaggggagatgatGGGAGTCTAAAATGTTTAGCAACATTTTAAAGAACACCACTTTTattactggtttttttttttttttttttttttttttttttactccagcATCAATTGCTACAGTTGACACTATTATGCCATGGAAAATGCATTGGTCCCCTCCCATCTGAGTACCAAAACATCACATTCCCCCTGGGaaatctacatgtatgatgcatttttccatctttttactctaatgtaatttctttttttttttcttttagggaTTGGGTAAAGTAGAATCATTCAGATAAAAACATAATGCCAGAGAATCGCAAAGGCTGTTGTGATATCATCTTGCAAATCATAGCATCTATCTGTGAAGTGtgtaacacaaaagaaaatgtaaaaagaataaataaatgaataaattatatGGAGATGAGTGGTCCTACACATAAAATTGTAACTTTGCTGTATGGAAAAGATCTTGACATTTTGCATGAATTTACACTTATATGCAATGTGGATAGGCCCTTGTGGTTAAGCTCATAGTGGAGTAGTAAAAATGggaggtacatgtacaccatgtacagtgtgtatataATGCAATCGTGTTTCATCATCTGCCTGCCCGTCAATGGATGGTGTGACTCATGATTTTCTGCTGGCTGGGCCCTGCTGCATAAAAACAGTGCACTCATATACAGGTCAGAAAATCAAATAGAAGTCATGTATcggccaatcagaattgagtattcagagacttgACCTGACCTATTATGTGTGATCACAACTTTTTACGCAAAAGGGCCCTGGTGTGCTTCTACTGGCCAGCAGATGATTAGAATAGCGCCATCTACTGACAGGCAGCCAGAGAATGAAATATCACATCCTGTACTGAAGGGTCAAGATGCTCTCAGGATCTATCACACCCATAATTTTGAACAATAGTGATTGACTATAGTGAATGGTGTGCAATCAAAAGGCATGATCAGTAACCAGATGTTTAGTACATTTGTGGACACATTTGCCTACACACTGTACTTGCAATTTCCGTACTGTATTTTAACAAGTCACAAAATTTTAGCATGGTGCGCAGAATGTTGCATATCTTCAGGATGTCTTGCAGTAATTTTTGTGTGCTAAAAACCCCTTGAGACCACCATGATTATGTTAATCTTTGGGATGTAGATGCCTTGATGATAACCGTTTATGAGCTTAATATCCTTTGCGAAATTGATAGGGATATTCTGAAGCCTTCATGAAAAATCCTCGAGTAACATGGAGCTATCCCGACTCCATCATAAGAACAATGTACACAATATCAAGTGCTGTGCCTACAACTGTAGAAATAAGCAATAAACTGTATACTGCAGTGTACAGTATTGCTCCAGTTCAATTAGTCCGTGTTGAAGCTCACACTGGTGCCAGTAATAGTTATTTGAAGGAAATTCCACCCACAAAGTAGCCAAAAATGGAATATGTGTACCCAGTTGGCAGTCGTGACACAATGTCTACAAAATTGTGAGATTTGTCATGGATGTTTGAAGGGAGTTATccaaaaatgtgtgtgtaaataggAATCATGAAGGAAGTGGGAAATGTTTAAAGGGTTGGTTTTCACACAGATTTATTGTCCTAAGTTTGATTTGAGTGTAAAGATAGTGTTCCAGAAGATGAAGTACATTTCGGCTTAAGTAGTTATGCAGAAGGATGCATcaatttttaatatttcttttttcttgatgagATGATTTTCATCATGCGTATGCACAGAAGGTTCATTTTATGCCTGAAGATGGCATTGAGagaatgtatgtgtatttttataCACTGTGAATGGGATGCTCAAACACTGTGAATGGGATGCTCAAACACAGGAGTGTCATCCACACTGTCCACCATGCTTTTACACACTTGGGACATATTGGAGGTGCAAATTTAAACCGTGGTTTAACTTCTTCGGCATAAATACAATTGACAGTTGCGTACGCCAACAGACGTCCTGTATAACAAACGTTCATCGATACGCCCATGTCAAAGGTACGCCTATTTCAAGCTTATTTTAGACAATGGTCTAAATTTGTATCATGGTCTAGGTTTACACCAGGTTGAactaccttcgtgaatttgggccaaagTCTCTCAAAacatatttgtatatgtattacATTGTGTGGTATGAATGCATCACAAGATGTCAATGAATGAAGAattggaaaggaaaaaaataatcagcttgaaatgaaatatatgtttcaATGCTTACTGTACACGGTTGTGCTTGTATGTGACCATGATATGCCAGTAAGATATAAACACAGATGTATGTCGGTATAAAGGTGTAGCACACATAATACAGAACACATCAAATGCATCATATTTGGCTTACACTTCAACAGAACTGAGTATTTCGGTGGTAACAGCATTGCagctgcatgtacatgtacaatgtgtattacGTAATTTGCGACACACATTGCATACCGAGTACAAATTGTACTCGAGAAAAATAGCAGGGAACATTATTAATGGATATTAGGTTTGCGGTTCACCATGTGGTAGTCCTGAAAAGAACTTTTGGAAGAGGAGATACAATGTAGTAGCTTCTCCCTCATCGATTATCTCCTATCTCCTCTTCcaacagtccttttcaggactaccACATGGTGAACCGCAAACCCAATGTATCCGTTATGGACACCATTTATGCAAACCTCCACTTTCAGGgaacattattattgataaaCAAAGGGTTAGGAAGGAGATGTGTTGCATCAGACGTTCACTGTTGGCCCAACGTCgtaaaatgtgaaatatccCCCAGtatactctgtgtgtgtgtgtgtctgtgtgtgtgtgtgtgtgtgtgtgtgtgtgtgcgtgtgtgtatgcgtgtgtatttCAAactattttgtgttttcttttcttactcTAAACATGTACACATGTTTCAACCACTTCGCAATTCCTCACTACGAacataatacacatgtacacacagacacacataacaCTTGtcaacaaaatgtaaaattttctttttgtctcctCCTCTATCAAGggcacataaaaacaaacaaacaacgcgGCATTACGGTTGAAAGTATGGCAATATATAATGCATTATAGATtatgcattttattattattatttttttttacatgcataTTCTTTCCTTACTTGTCAAAAGTGGCAGTTATTCAGAGAAAGCATGATCATTCGAAattgtacaagtgtattttcaaaataatgtggcGACTTATCATATGaacaaaattatatcaaatagGTTTTATCATTTTCTAGAAATTGGGTAATAACGCTCAACGGGAGATTATTTAAAGTCCTGAGTGCAATCTAAAGATATGAAAACTTGACTGCAGAAGTCTGTAGCAGTTTGGGGATAAATTTTGAAAGGGATTGCAGCTCCAGATCTATGACACACAACTTGGAGCGATCGAGTCAATGTCATTCCACAAGGTGTTCCATGTAGAACGAGCACAGCAGGGTCGATAACAAAATTCTTATGTTCACCAAGTCCTAGGGCATGAAAACACGAAGGAAGTCTGCTCATGCCAAGAAGCCGTCATTCATTTCGGGGAAGTCGGTAACAACTGCTTCTATCTCAACTTCTTCAGTCCTTGTTGGGATAGTGGTCGACATGTCCTCGTCATCGCTGTCGGGTTTTCTGTCACCTCGACGGCCAAATGGACGACCACCGCGGTTGCCGTGACGACCACCCCTGCCCGGACCTTGGAAGGGATGACCATTTCCATCTTCGCCGCGTCGCCCGCCATCCCGTCCAGATTGATCACGACGATCCCCTCGACCTGAGAACGCGTTTTCCTCCTCGGTGCGATTACGTTTGCAGGGATGGTGACGACGACGAGATGGTCTACCAAATGGTGCGTTCTCGAAGACGGAGATGCGAGTGCCATTGTTGTCTTCTTCGCCATCATACTCCTCACTCTCATTGCACTTTACATGGTGATGTCGGCGGTTTCCATGGCGACCGAACCTGAAAGGGAAGATACTGGTACCGTTGTTATCTCCTTCTTCAGATTCCTCACTCTCATTACGCCTTccatggtgatgttgatgatggtgatggtggcgTGAGTGATGCCTTCCGTGATGACGACCAGGGAAGCTTTCGTCACCATCGGTTTCATTTGCTCTATCAGATCTCCTACCACCACCAAAAGGCATTGGTGACATATCCCCATCCGGTCCTCCTTGTTGACCTCCCTCTCGTCTTCCTTCCTGTCCAAAGTACGGTTTACCGCCTTTCCGTCTGAAGCCCCCTGGTCCTCCGAAGTCAGCTCCTTCACCTCCCTCTACGCCTTGTCTTTCTTGGCCGTCTGAAAATTGTTCCCCTGGTCGAGAACGTCCCTCATTCCTACGACCACCATCTCGTCGTCCGCCTCCGCGTTGCTCTAGATTCGCCTCAGTCTGGCGGCCACCTGGTCCTCCCCAACTACCAGGACGATCAGAGGGTCGACCCCGCCCTCGTCTATCGTCTGGACCCCGACGACCGTTCTGTGCGCATACTGTAAAAGAAGCACCACAGACAGACGTATAAAGTCCCGTGTTTCCAATCTTCGTGGTATCATTGtaaatgtacgtgtacatgtattatgaaggGTATTAGGTCagatattgaaacaaaaaagtGGACAAAATGTTACAATATTAAACGAATAGAAACAATTAGACCTACTGATGTTTGCAAATCAAGACACACTTTAGGGGTTTGGCCTCATGTCAGCCCTTTGTGTGCCTTGAGTGCGAATTGGAGCccaaaaccccatagcatttaAACACTATCCAAAGTGCCTTGTACCGAAAGGGTTAATCAAACTAGAAGTTGAGATAATAATGTAACCTTAAAGCAACAAATGATGTAAGACTGAAAACCAACTGCAGCCGTTTTTTCAGTGATTATACGGTGTACTTAGTATCGTTTTCGTTcagaaagtaataataataacttcaATAACCAGCCTGAGAAAGAATAATAATCGTAAACTCAGTTGTTGTACGAACTTATACTTAACACAGAAATAATTaagtatatatccatatataatgtgtattgtaatatatatatatatatatattactagACATATTactagacatatatatatatatatatatatatatatatatatatatatatatattactagACAGCGCTGATGTGGTTTATCGagcagaaaatcaaacatacacCATCTCTGATTATGAATTTCAGTGTCGCGTAATCTTATTCTTCTGTCATTCTCTTTgcatcatgaaatatttatcTAACCTCTTGATTATAATCTTAAAATAGGTAAAAGAGTACACATATGAAAAAATAGGATTCGATGTGACAGAAAGATAATCATTCTTACCTGCGACAGTAAGTGCAGCGAGAAAAAGGATGAGCAAAGTTGATTTCCAGGCCATGGTGATGAAATCCGTCTCTTGACAAGTTTTCTGGTCGTTACTTTGGAGTTCTTCTCTCGTGGAACACCCGAGAAATCTGAGGAGTACAGACAATGTGGTCGACTTTTATACATTTTGAGCTGAAAAGCGTCCCAATCGGTGCCTGACAGTGCCAAATCACCCGGTGTTACACCTGATGAGTTGTCTTTCCGGTTTTATTCCATAGCCTTTCCGGCCGTGTGAGGCAGCGACTGACACATTGTTCAGGGAATCGGGGTGAAGAACAGGACGTAACGAAAGTGAAGCAACACAAAAAGCGGAAACGAGCATCCATAGGTGAATGTCCAACGGATTGAAAGGGGGCAATTAAAGCCTAAAGTATGGAATGTATTCAACTTCATGACTTTATCAAAATAAGTTAGGTCGAGCACACAAAGGGAGAACGTTAGAATTATTgaaatcaagaagaaaaaagaaaaagaaagttgccaaatttcaattttacacTTGTTATATAATGAACTAATGAGAATGACGAAATGCTCTCTTATTGTTACAACTTGTTTACGAATGTTTCATTTCGATTTCTCAGATCTTTGTTGtgtctgctctttttttttcttttttagtaccagtcatgttttgaatttgttttggatgtttgtttttgccACTTCCTTTGCTTTCAACcgtgtcattattttttttttaatatatatatatatcacacgTGAAGAAGGATCGAATATACAATTTTACCTTCATCTTTGAgtgtagttgtgtgtgtgtgtgtgtgtgtgtgtgtgtgtgtgtgttgggggggggggtacctgtGGAAGAAGATCATATCAATAAACGATTGATGgatctctatattttgtttgtttgttagatTGTTTTAAGAGAGGGCTGACTGATTTTTGATAGGTATTCACTTCATCTGCAATGAATTTGAACAGGGAATAAAAGGACTACAATAGGGAAAGCAAAAGCTccgattcatttcatttcattttatttcatttccgacaaaagtatacaatacaatatgacatttgacataataatacaaacaaaaaatgagtaCAATGTGACTTTTGCATGTTGCAGCGAAATTGATGCAGaccattttcttttacaataaaacaaaacatacgtGTAGTTTAAGGAAATGCATGGGCAAACTGTAATCAAGGAAAACAtgtcggaaatggagggaactgctaaaaagcatagcttgtagaATGCACTCCCCTCATGAGTAGTAAGTAGTAGTTATAGTCAAACAAAACGATAAGTTATATTGTATATGGTCAAAACGGTCTATGTTAATAGACTAAACACGCCAAACCATAGTAACTAGCGAAAGTTTCAGAGTGCTATACaatgatattattatgttaATATGTTATATTACCTGTTTTATTTTCCTGTCTGTCTGATTGCCTATATCAtatgcctctctctctctctcttctctctgataatatatatatatatatatatatatatatatatatatatatatatatatatatatctttctctcttcctttcctttGTAGGATCCAACTCTTCAACTCTATTAATCACCGTGTATCGctaaataaagcaaaaacaataTCTGGTACCTGGTACCAGTTAGTAGATGGTCTACCCGAGTGTTGACTGATCGTAAAACAAACACTTTGGACCGTTAATTGTATTTCCTTGCTACCGGTGACATCACATCCGCAAGAGGCAGGAGGTGCAAGGTGTAAAAAAACCACGAAAGTCAATGACTTCATTCCAATAATTCTCGTGTATTCGTACGGAATACATCCACACAGATTTGATAATCATTCGAATCACCTTTTTGACCTTTgcattgttgcttttttttttgtttgctgttgttgtcgttgtgtTTAAGCTGTGAAATGGACGTGCCACTTCAAAATTGAAAGATTGCCCAGCTACGAGtgtttttttgaaatttttcccCGCTTGCAAAATGGAGTCTGTGAAAAGATGACGGTGCGCGCGATACTTGCACTAAtattgctactactactactactactactactactactactactactactactactactactactactactatactactactagtactgctatactactactactactactactactactactattactactactactactactactactactactactactactactactactactactactataactactactactactactaccactattactactactactagtagcagggctgccaacatttgaaactagttgagagtgagactcccataggccaatgctatgaTTTAGGaggcaaaatgagtgagatcaatagaagtgcatgcaaatgaaataaagttttagagtgagaaaggaccaaaatgcgtgagtctcactctcaatgagtgagagttggcagccctgctagtagtagtagtagtagtagtagtagtagtagtagtagtagtagtagtagtagtagcaatagTATGAGTAGTCATGACAacagtaatggtaatggtaataataCCAACTAGTGatgataaaatatcaatatcaataattaataatgataacaaaataataattggTTTGTCTTCAAGAAAATTACGTAAACTAAGTTCTAAGCTTATTTCTAATTATGTTCGATAAAAAGCCTGTTGCAATATCCTTCGTTTTCAGTTCTAAGTGTTTTCTTCAACGGTTTCTATTTTACTGTCACTGTTTTCAATTCCTATAAACGAGTGAACcgagtttgttttttgtactgATATTTTAAGATTATTTCACTTGCATGCTTactccttgaaaaaaaaaacagttcatAATGTATTTTCACTAAATAGCATGATGTCATATTATACCAACAGAAAGTTATGGGGAAAATATGGGAATGTTATTAAAACAAGCATTTCTATactattgtgttttttttaattatccTATTGCTTCCTAGCAGTGAGGAAAGACCATTAGATATAGAATTGATCGAGGTGTGCACACCACAAGCTCATGACAGAAATGTTGGTATTGTTGCTATTAAACCAAAATGCTACAGTGTgtagttctcttttttttctctctaaaaTAACTCAAATATACTGCCCTGAAAGGTGTTTTCAACTTCTTGATATAACGCACTCTTTGAACTGTGAGCCAAAGCTCAGTCACGTCAGTGGCCATGCAGTGCAAGGTAGGCTACCGGTCGCAAATGTATACAGCAACGCCAAAATCTGTCACCAGACTCTAATTTACATGGTCTCATTCAATAATTAAAGATTTTGCCATtattaaatgtgtgtgtgtgtgtgtgtgtgtgtgtgtgtgtgtgtgtgtgtgtgtaa
Coding sequences within:
- the LOC140243790 gene encoding large ribosomal subunit protein bL17m-like; this translates as MRRIKFKIKPYLRFGGSPENRVNLLQAYITALVKYERIELGYMKAYETQKYAERLITVAKRGDRDPEAMKIADFWLKDKRQVHKLFKVLGPRFEGTAQNFTRLLRVPGFRGEQNQKTAFLEYIGNPYPPLTTERKRNPAWLLNVLVQGAVEDLKSSRALEEVEASHAYSSPLPSQLGMSSKQYHDNLDGLLHAVDKISLEDATNADQTKARTETPSRGEGTPV
- the LOC140243577 gene encoding uncharacterized protein, with translation MAWKSTLLILFLAALTVAVCAQNGRRGPDDRRGRGRPSDRPGSWGGPGGRQTEANLEQRGGGRRDGGRRNEGRSRPGEQFSDGQERQGVEGGEGADFGGPGGFRRKGGKPYFGQEGRREGGQQGGPDGDMSPMPFGGGRRSDRANETDGDESFPGRHHGRHHSRHHHHHQHHHGRRNESEESEEGDNNGTSIFPFRFGRHGNRRHHHVKCNESEEYDGEEDNNGTRISVFENAPFGRPSRRRHHPCKRNRTEEENAFSGRGDRRDQSGRDGGRRGEDGNGHPFQGPGRGGRHGNRGGRPFGRRGDRKPDSDDEDMSTTIPTRTEEVEIEAVVTDFPEMNDGFLA